The nucleotide sequence CTCTAGATTATAGCCACCACTTTTATAGTCTCTAAACATTTCCTCAATTCCAAACCGTTTTTGATAAGCCGACAAAGCTTGCTTCAACTCCCGGAAGTTGGTTAAAATAAACCATGCTTCCTCGGCTGATTTTCCCCGATAGTTACGCTTCCATTTAGCTGCAATATTAGTTTATGCAAGCGCAACCCAATATTCCAACTGTAAATCCCCCTGATGGACATAACTGGACTGACTACTATCAGGCTGTTGAGGGTCGTCCGCCGCGTGAAACGCTACTTGCAGCACTGGCAAAATTTGATGCAGAACATTCCTCTATCGCTCGTCCGTTTGCTGTGGATCTCGGCTGTGGAGATGGGCGGGATACAGTAGAACTTTTGAAGCGAGGCTGGCGGGTTTTGGGTATTGATGCGGAAGAAAAAGCGATCGCACGTCTCCTCAGTCGCCCTAATATCGATCGTCAATATCTAGAAACTCGTATCGATCGATTTGAAGTTCTCACTTTCCCAGAGAATGTCGATCTGATTAATGCCAGCTTTTGTCTGCAATTCTATCCCCCTGCTGATTTTCCGG is from Leptolyngbyaceae cyanobacterium and encodes:
- a CDS encoding class I SAM-dependent methyltransferase, translated to MQAQPNIPTVNPPDGHNWTDYYQAVEGRPPRETLLAALAKFDAEHSSIARPFAVDLGCGDGRDTVELLKRGWRVLGIDAEEKAIARLLSRPNIDRQYLETRIDRFEVLTFPENVDLINASFCLQFYPPADFPVFWQKIVAALRVGGRFCGHIIGDRDSWTAYPHMNYRTREQVIELLASFEIEWLEEEEHPGKTPLGVEKHWHLFHIVARKTV